GTAGTCCCATTAGACCTATGATGCTATTAAAGTAAAAAATTTCAGTAGTATTTTTTGAAAAGATAAAAACTAACAATAAGAGCATCAAAATAGGATAGATAAAAGTCCAAAATAGCGCGCTTGTATTAGTAAAATAAGATTTAATTTCAAGTTTTAAAATAGATAAAATTGCACCCATTAAATATCCTTTAACAATGCCAACAAGTCTTTTGCACTCAGTTTTTCTTTAAGATCAAAAGTTATAGCTACAGATTTTAATATGGAATCTAAAGGTTCGTATTTGGCAATGTTGCCATTTTTAAGGAATAAGACCCATTTACAACTTTCTAAAACAATCAGATCATGAGTGGCAATAACGCTCGTAAGTTGCTAGGTATTGCGTAGCTTAATAAGGTTTGATAACTTTATAAGAGCGTTTTGCTCCAAACTAGTTTCTGGTTCATCCATAATAACTAATTGTGGGTGATGGCTAAGAGCTAAGTCAATTTTTAAGCGCTGTTTTTGTCCGTCGCTTAGGTGTTCGTAGGTTTTATTTAAAAGATTTTTTTCAAACAAATCTAGAGTGCAGTTTTTATAAAAAAACTGATAGAACTTGAATAAGTCGTTTGCGTTTAGTCCAGGTGGATAGTTGAACAAATTGGATACGACCCCCAATTGTTTGCGTTGTGGAATAATATTGTTGTGGTATGGGATGTTGTTATTTTGTGCTTTGACATTGTAGTCTTCTCTAATGCCTAGAATAGTATTGATAAGCGTTGATTTTCCTGATCCATTTGCACCAATAATAGCTGTGCTAGTATGACTCTTAAATGAA
This is a stretch of genomic DNA from Helicobacter pylori. It encodes these proteins:
- a CDS encoding ATP-binding cassette domain-containing protein; the protein is MISNISITPIKNTLKNALNIHNFSFKSHTSTAIIGANGSGKSTLINTILGIREDYNVKAQNNNIPYHNNIIPQRKQLGVVSNLFNYPPGLNANDLFKFYQFFYKNCTLDLFEKNLLNKTYEHLSDGQKQRLKIDLALSHHPQLVIMDEPETSLEQNALIKLSNLIKLRNT